Within the Candidatus Poribacteria bacterium genome, the region AGATGGAGACACTGGAACATTTCGCCCATATCCTCTGGATAGCCCGATCGTTGGGAGGGCCGAGACAGCTTAGCGAGGAGGATGTGAGGAGATTGATGGAATTGAGGGAGAGGCTCCGAATTTCCACCAAGAACCCGCTATGCGATCAGTGTCCTGTGCTCAAGGCAGCACAGGCGTTCGTCGATGGTATCCCTTTGAACGTGCCCGCCGAGGAGTCAGTCTCTCGGATATCCGACGAGGAGCTGATCGATAAGATCACTAAGATGGTGCTGAAGGAGCTTGAAAGATCATGAGATCGCTGTGGTCATGGGTGAAAAAGCTTAAAGGCATACCCAGCATCTATGTGCGAAGGGGCTGGAATGAGGACGCTCAAAGGGTGTTCCCTGAGAGCTTCCTGCCCAAAACTATTCTAAGTGAAAACCCCGAGCTGAAGGGATACGTCGAGACCTTTCATCAGCTCATCGATCTGACGGTCCGTGAGCTTAAAAGGGCGAGGAACACCGAGGTGTTGAAGGATATAAGCTATAATCTGCCGCGGTTTATGGCAGGGACCGACGTTATGGATGCCCTGGAATATATGGAGGAATTGGGGAAATTCTCAAAGGAGTCCAGAAATCAGGTGGAAATGTTCCTCGGGAGGATGAGCGAGGAGTATCCGAAGGTGAGGGAGAGAGGGATTTTAGTTGAGGCCAAGCTGGATAATCCGTGCATTCTCGTCAGGCTTCTCGCCGCGGGGCTTTACAGCGAGGATCGGCTGATGCTCAGGCAGGTGGCGGAGGTCTTCGACGTGGAAAGGCTTCAGTCCCTCACGGAAAATGAGCCGAGGAAGGGGATGGATAAGTCTATCCATTTCCTCTACCTGGGGCTCGTCGACAGAAAACTCAGCGGGTTTCAGGGAAACAGACGCGCCGCTAGGGAGATACTCAAGGTGTTCGAGGAGAGATACGGGCATGACGATTATATGAGGGATTGCATAGAGAAATTGAGGAGGTATTTTTGAAACTAACAGGAGGTCAATGGGAAAATGGCAAATGAAGCGCTTGGGATGATCGAAACGAGAGGTTTGGTCGGCTCCATCGAGGCGGCCGATGCCATGGTCAAGGCCGCCAATGTCAAGCTTATCGGCAAGGTTCTGGTCGGCGGCGGATACGTCACCGTTATGGTGAGAGGCGACGTCGGCGCCGTCAAGGCGGCAGTTGAGGCCGGAGCCGAGGCAGCTAAGGCCGTCGGTGAACTCGTATCCGTCCATGTTATACCCAGACCTCACTCCGAGGTGGAGTCCATATTGCCCGGCGGCTCAGGCGAGACAAGCGAAATTTGAATCTAGGGGAGTGCCATGGCTGAGATAGATCAGGATAAGATAAGGGAGATCGTGATACAGGTTGTGCGCTCCCTGAGGGAACAGGGGAGCTTGCCCGAAAGGGCATCGCAGCCCTCCAGACCGGTGGTCAGAACCTCGCGGGAAGGCGTCTTCGATGATGTTGACGAGGCGGTAAAGGTCGCTAAGGAGGCTCAAAAGCAGTTGATGCAGATCGGTATGGAGGGGAGAAAACGCATAATACAGGCGATGAGGGATGCCGCCCTGAAGAACTCTGAGATGCTTGCCAGGATGGCCGTCGAGGAGACGCAGATGGGCAGATATGAGCACAAGGTGATAAAAAACCAAAATGCCGCCCTCTATACGCCCGGGGTCGAGGATATCCTCCCTCAAGTTCAGACGGGCGATAATGGTATGACCCTTGTCGAGCGCGCACCGTTCGGGGTGATAAACGCCATCTGCCCTATCACCAATCCGACCTCTACCGTGATCAACAACGGGATCTGCATGATCTCCGCCGGAAATTCCATCGTATTCAGCCCACACCCCGGCGCTAAAGAATGCACCATCAGGACGATGACGGTATTGAACCAGGCCATCGTCGAAGCAGGCGGTCCCCCGAATCTGATGGTGGCCATGCGAGAGCCAAACCTGAGGCTGGCCAAGCAGATAATGGATCATCCCGATGTGGACGTGATAGTCGCCACAGGCGGTGGCAGCGTCGTGAGGGCGGCGCTTTCAAGCGGCAAAAAGGCCATAGCTGCCGGTCCTGGAAATCCACCCGTTGTGGTGGATGAGACCGCGGACGTGGCAAAGGCGGCCAGAGATGTGACCGAAGGCTCCTTCTTCGACAACAATATCCTCTGTATAGGGGAGAAATCTGTCTTCGTCCTCCAGAGCGTCGCGGACGAGTTCATCAGAGGGATGATCGAAAACGGGTGTTATCTGTTGAAAGGACGCGAGCTGGAGGCGGTCGAATCCCTGGTCATTCAGGACGGACATCCCGCTAGAGAATATATAGGCAAGGATGCCTCCTATATCCTTCAACGAGCTGGCATCAGAACAAGGGATGAGGTCAAGGTGTTGATATTCGAAACACATCCAGATCATCCGATCGTGGTCGAGGAGTTCCTGATGCCGATCGTCCCGATAGTCAGGGCCAGAGATTTCAGGGAGGCGCTCGAGATGGCCGTCAAAACCGAGGGCGGCAATAGACATACGGCGATCATCCACTCCGGAGACATATCCAGGATAACCGAGTTCGCGAGGGCGATCCGGACGACCGTGCTTGTGGTCAACGGGCCTTCATACGCGTGCGTCGGAGAGGAAGGAGAAGGATTCGTAGCCATGTCGATGGCAGGATCAACAGGGGAGGGATTTACCAAACCCTCCACGTTTACCCGCGAAAGGCGTGTAACCCTGGTTAAAGGCATCTCAGTCAACACCCTTCCATAAAGCGGGGTGAACGGGAAATGAGAGATTCAACCGCTGTGATGGCGGTTACCTCTGTCTTTGATACGTAGCCTCCCCAGGCGATAAAAACCGGGGAGGTTAAAATCGAAAGTAAGGAGGAGATCGATGCATAAAGCCAGAATGATTATAGTCGCCCTCATGGCCTTCTCCCTGCTAGGCCTGATCTCCCTGAACGGCTGCATCAAAGGGCAGGCGCTGAGAAATCTGCCGCCTATATCTCCCTCGGAGGAACAACCCCCCGAGGCCAAGGTCGATCCGAAGACCAAGACGATCACGATCACCAAAGATGACGTGACCATCTCCGTCCAATATTGGAGGAAATATGACCTTGACAGAAGGTTCAACGTCGGGTCCATGACCTCGCCCTTCTATTACAAGGAATCCTGGAAGCAGAGCGAGAAAGTCGATGTTTTCTACATCACCATCCAGAATAACAGCAAACGGAAGATCATCGTCGATCCTGCCAAGTTCTATATGGTGGATAACCGCGAGAACAAGTATATCCCTCTGACCTACGACCTTCTGGTCGAAAGGTTTAGGATGAGAAGGATGATGGACGTCTCCGTCAAGAACGGGCTCAATAAGGCCAGGGAGATCCTGCTTGAAACCCGACTCCCCGCCGATAAAACGGTGAAGCCCGGCGAAAAGGTTGAGGGATTCGTCCCATTCACCATGACGGTTCTCAGGGCACAGAAGGTCTTCGTTCACGTCCCCATAACCTTCGTTCCTGAAAAGCCCACGGGGAGATATGAGTCCACGGAATTCGTTTTCAATTTCAAGCATAGCATGGCGATCAGAATGGCACAGCCGGCCACGGTGAGATTCTGAGCTGCCGATAAGGGATGGGGCGGATGTCACCGAATGCCCCATCCCTGTCGGATCTATCCGGAGGAAAAACAGACATGAAGAAGCGGTCGGTGATCATCGCCGTTTTCACCTCAATTTGGATCTTCGTCGGATGTTCCGAGGATCTACATCAAAACCCGTTTGACCCTCAAAACGTCAGAACGGCCGGAGCGCCGGTTGAACTCTCGCTCATCCCAGGGGATAGCCAGATAACCATCTCGTGGAGGGGAATCGGGCTTAAGGGCGTAAAAGAATACAGGATATACAGAGCCTTTACGGGCGATCCCGTCCCTCAGTTCAAAATGATAGCGGAGATACCTGTAGAGATCGACCCGGCGACCGGCGAGGAGAGGACCGAGTATAGGTATGTCGATTCGGGGCTCAAGAACGATCCGAAGAGAGACGGAGAAAGGTTCTTTTACATCTATAGGATCTCATATGTGGACGAAAACGGGGTGGAGGTGCCCGATCCGAGTTTGCCTCTTGAGCCCAAATACGAGCCGAGCTCAAAGGAACTTCCGGTGGTATGGCATTACGTGCGGGGCGCTCCCAGCGTGCCTCCTCCTCCCATTAAACCCATATTGGGCAAACCTCAGGATTTGAGGGTGACGCTGCTGTGGCCGGATTATGTCCCGCCGAAGGATATCGCTGCATACAGGGTTTACGGGGCGGTCGTTCGGAGCAAGGATGAGGTGCCGGAGAAGCTGAATCTGCTGTATGAGCTGAAATACGACAAACTGTATCCGCTCAAGCCCGAGGAACAGTATTTCATCGATATTGATTTCAAAAGGGACAAGACGATCAAGGCGTATAAGGTGGTCGCCGTCGATGAGTTCGGCGTTGAGAGTCGATCTGAACTCTTCTATGCCGAATCGCCTAATCTGCCCCCTCCAGCTCCCGTCATAGTGAGGATGATTCCTGAGCCCCGGCAGAACGTATACAACATCACCATCATCTGGAAGAAGGTGAACGTTCCGGATATCGCCGGATACAGGATTTACAGTCGTGATCCGACCGGAGGATTCTGGGAGCTTAAGGCAACCATCAACGATCCAAACGCCACCAAATATAAAGTTATGGGCGAAAGATACGTCATAGGTCTTACGGGGATATCCCTCAGGGAGTACGCCATAACCGCCTTCGACAACACGCCCAGGGAGGATGGATCGTATGACGAGAGCCCGCTTCCGGAGATATCCTCTCCATCCCGGCAATCCCCTCAGAGGAGGTAAAGCATGATGGACCGATTGAGGCTGTCCTCTTTGATCCTTTTTATTATCCCCTTAACGCTCACTTTCGCTGTTGAGCCGGCGACCGCCGTGAAGGTCGAGATCCCGGCTACGCCGGCGCTTATGCGGATCCCGACCGCCGAGACGCTCGGAGACGGAGGATATCAGTTCTCACTTAGCATGATCAGATATAGGAAGAAGATACCTCAGAATCCCAAATCCAACCCGATCCTCCAGAAGGTGGTGGTGGGTGATTTCTTCAAAGAGCTGCACAGCGTGTCGTTCGAGGCTCAATCTTACCTAGTGCCTCTAAAGCTCTGTTACGGGATCTCCGACAGATTGGATCTCAACCTCGGCATGACCCTCAGCACGGATCAAGGGCAGAAGATCATAGAGGATTACTATGAGGTTCACAAGGGGGAAATGAAGGTCGCCAGGATCTACCGTCAGCCGATCTTCGACGTGAACCTGGGCTTCAAATACATCATCAAGCCCGAGATGGGCGATGGGCTCCCATCGCTGGCGGTTGGCGCGACGGCGGAGATCGGATATACGGGCGATGACAGGGTCGATTCGGCCGGGCAGTTCGTGGACGACACGCCCGCGGACGGCTTCCCCTTCTTCGGCATGGGGATATATCTGGCCGGAACGGAGAAGCTGAATCTCTTCAAGCTCCACAGCGGCGTCGGCGCGTATAGCTCCTCGAAGCTTCAGAGAACGGCGGATTCGCTCATGGTTTACTTTTTCGGCGGAGCTGAGGTGGCCTTCACCGAGCAGCTCTTCGGCATAGGAGATGTAGTCACCAAAAGGGCGGTGAATAGCTCCGAGATGGGCACATCGATAGCCGTTGGGCTTAAATACCTGTTCGGCGGACCGACCCTCAACGCGGGGTTTGGAACCGCCCCCGAGCTTATCCTCAGCATAACCTCTCCTGGCAGGAAGGCTGAGGCGATTAAGCCGGCCGCCCCCGGCGAGACGGAGGCGCCGTTGTTTTGACCATGGGCAGGTTGATCCTGACAGGAACGGTCATCATATTCGCCCTCTTTTCGTGTAAGGAGAGGGATCAAGATATAGGTATGGAATCCGGATCGGAGATAGAGCTCCCCAACCCCAGATACCGAAGCGACGTTTCCCTCGAGGAGGTACTGCTCAAGAGAAGATCCGTGCGAGATTACACCGATGAGCCGCTCACGCTCCAGGAGGTCTCACAGTTGCTGTGGGCAGCTCAGGGCATTACCGACCCGCGCGGATTCAGGACCTCCCCCTCCGCCGGGGCCACGTATCCTCTCGAGACCTACCTTGTGGCGGGAAACGTCGATGGACTCGCCCCGGGGCTGTATCGTTATGTTCCGGGTCGGCATGTGATCGTCAAACTCATGGACGGAGACCTTCGGTCACAGTTGAGTAAGGCGGCGCTGGGTCAGGAGTGCGTGAAGAGGGGAGCTATAGATATCGTGTTCACGGCCATCTACGAGAGAACCACGTGGCGATATGGCAGGCGAGGCATAAGATACGTGCATATAGAGATCGGCCATGCCGCACAGAACGTCTATCTCCAAGCCGCCGCCCTCAACCTCGGCACGGTTGCCGTGGGAGCGTTCCATGACAACAAGGTGAGGAAAATATTGAACCTGCCTAAAGGGGAGGAGCCGCTTTACATCATGCCCGTCGGAAGGAGGAGAAGATGAGGGCCGTCGTTCAGAGGGTGAGCGAGGCGTCGGTCTCCATCGACGGAGAGATCGTCTCGAGGATCGGCAAAGGGTTGCTTATCTTCTTAGGCGTCGGAGCGGGCGATACGGAGAGCGACGCCGAGTATCTGGCGGACAAGATCGCCAATTTGAGGATCTTCGAGGACGAGAAGGGCAAGATGAACCTCTCCGTCCTCGATGTCGGAGGCGAGGCCATGGTGGTCTCTCAGTTCACGCTCTACGGCGATTGCCGAAAAGGGAGACGTCCCAGCTTCACCCAGGCGGCGAAACCCGATAAGGCCCAAGTCCTCTATTCCTATTTCATCCTCCGCCTCAGAGAGGAAGGCGTGCCCACCCGAGAGGGCGTGTTCCAGGCTCATATGAAGGTAAACCTCACAAATGACGGCCCCGTAACGATACTTCTGGACAGCGGGAAGTCCTTCTGATGTCCCCCGAGAGGTTCATCGGATACTTCATAGATTATCTCAGGGTTGAAAGAGGAGCCTCGCCGAACACGATCGCCTCTTATGAGACCGATCTGAGGGATTTCCTCGCCTTTCTCGAATCTCTGAAAGTGCGTTTCCCCGGCGATGTGAGTCGGGACATTATAAGGGGATACGTCGAATCGCTCAGCCGTAGGGGCATGAGCTCAAGCAGCATCTCGCGCCATATCTCCTCCCTGAGGAGCTTTTACAGATTTCTTATGGCCGAGAGACTGATCGATGAATCTCCGGTTGATGGGATCGAGCCGCCCAAGGGATGGGCGAGGCTGCCAACGGTGCTGAGCATCGATGAGGTGGAGAGACTGCTCTCGGTATATGAGAGGGCGGAGAGGCCCATCCAGCTTAGAAACAAAGCCATCCTCGAGCTGCTTTACGCCACCGGAGTGAGGGTATCGGAGCTCGTATCGCTTCGAACGGATGATATCTCGGCCGATCTGGGATATCTGAGATGCAAAGGCAAGGGGGATAAGGAACGTCTCGTGCCCATCGGCACCCCGGCTTTGAAGGCGTTGGAGGAATACCTTAAAAGGGGGCGACCTTGTCTTACAGGCTCTCGATCTCAGCCCTGGCTTTTCCTCAATCGGAATGGGGATAAGCTCAGCCGACAGGCCGTATGGAAGGTGATAAAGCAAGCCATAAAGCTGGCGGGGATAGAGAAGAACGTCTCACCTCATACCCTCAGACATTCGTTCGCCACACATATGCTTGAGCGGGGCGCCGACCTGAGATACCTTCAGGAGATGCTCGGCCATTCGAACATCTCCACCACCCAGATCTACACCCATATAAGCCGTGAGAGACTCAGAGACCTTCACAAAACCTTCCATCCCAGAGGGTAGGATGAAGCTGGCAGATCGCCTTCCGGAAAACATCCGGAAGTTTTTGAGACGAATAGGCAGGATAGGGGAGGACGCGGGGATTCAGACGTATGCCGTCGGCGGGTTCGTCAGAGATCTCATCCTCGGCGTGCCGAACCTCGATCTGGATGTGACCGTCGAAGGGGATGGAAAGGGGTTTGCCGAAATGCTGGCCCGCGAGATGGGAGGTGAGGTGATCTCATATGATAGGTTCGGCACGGCTACTCTCTCGCTCAGAGAAGGCCCTATCAAGAGAATGGATGTCGTCACGGCGCGCAGGGAAAGATATCCTCATCCCGGCGCTCTGCCGGAGGTCGAACCCGGAACGATCCGTGAGGATCTGTTCAGAAGGGATTTCACCATAAACGCGATGGCCATGGCTCTGAATCCAAATCGCTTCGGCCAGATCGTCGATCTCTACGGCGGGTTAAGGGATCTGAGAGAGGGGATCATCAGGGTTTTGCACGATATGAGCTTCATAGACGACCCCACCCGTCTTTTCAGATGCGTGAGGTTCGAAACGAGATACGACTTTGTCGTCGAGCCGCATACGAGTTCGCTGTTTAGGCGAGCGGTAGATGATGAGATGCCGTTCAAGGTCAGCAGACAACGCATCTGGCATGAGATGAGGCTCATACTGGCGGAGGATCTTCCCGAAAAGCCGATCAAAAGGATGCGCGAGGTGGGACTTCTTCGCTTCGTCAGCCCCGACGTGGACGCGTCCGATGAGACGATGCGCCTTTTCGGCGGGATACGTCGGGCGTTGGATCTGCTGCGCAAATCGGGGATCGAAGATGTGATAGATCTCCCTCTCGTGTATTTCGCCGCTATGATATGCCACTTTCATCTTGATGCCATCAGGGCGATCTGCCGGGAGTTCTCGCTCTCAAGGGAGGAGGAGCGGATATTGATGGATTCCAAGGAGATACTAGGCGTAGAGGTGGGAAGGAGCAGAAGCGAGATATACAGGGCGTTTGAGGGGAGGTCACCCGAGTCGCTACTATTTTTACTTGCCAAAACGGGTGATGAACGGGTAAAATCTTCTGTCGTCGAATACCTCAAAGAGCTCAGGCATATCGAGCCGATCGTATCGGGCGATGACCTCAAAAAGATGGGATTGAAGCCCGGGCCGATCTTCGGCGAGATATTGAGGGAGGCGTTTGACGCCCAGCTTGACGGCGAGCTGAAATCGAGGTATCAATTGAGGGAATTCCTGATCAGCAGGGGGTATATACGGTGTCGTTGAACATACCGAATTTGATCCTTTCCTTCGGCTTTGTGATCATACTTCTCTCGTTTCACGAATACGCCCATGCGACCGTGGCGAGCTGGCTCGGGGACAGGACGGCGGAGATGGCGGGGCGTAAGACGCTCAATCCTGCCGCCCATATAGACCCTTTCGGCACGATACTGTTGCCTCTGATGCTGCTTCTGGCCGGCATGCCGGCCTTCGGCGGAGCGAAGCCCGTGCCGGTTGACCTCAGATCCCTGAGGAACCCAAAGAGGGATCACGCCCTCATAGCGCTGGCTGGGCCGATGATGAACATCCTGCTCGCCTTCGGAGGGGTGATACTGATAAGGCTGCTGCTCATCAAACCCACGCCCTTGACGGTGAACCTCGTGAGCAAAATATTGATCATACCGGTCTGGATAAGCCTCTATCTCGCTGGCTTTAACCTGATCCCGCTTCCCCCTCTGGACGGGTTCAACATACTTCTTGGGATACTGCCGCGCAGACATGCCTATGAGTTCGCGAAGCTCGAAAGATATAGCATGCCCCTGCTGATGGGATTGATCTTCATCCCATATCTCCTGAGGATACCGAATCCGGTTTTCATCTTTATCAGGGGCATAGCCGCCGGACTTTTCACGATTATGACTAAAATGGTCGGAATGTGATGGAGGTTGATCGGAATGAAAAGACTCGTCAGCGGCGTAAGGCCGACGGGATATCTTCACCTGGGGCATCTGGAAGGGGTGTTGAAAAACTGCGTCAAATTACAGGAGGAGTACGAGTGTTTTCCCTTCATAGCTGATTGGCATTCCCTGACAGATCATCTCGACACGGAGATGCTGCGAGAGTATACGATCCAAGCGGCGGTGGATTGGCTGAGCGCCGGGATAGATCCCGAAAGGAGCACGCTCTTCGTCCAATCCCACGTCAAGGAGCACGCCGAGCTGATGCTGTTGTTGGCGATGGTCACGCCCGTGCCATGGACCGAAAGGACGCCGAGCTACAGGGACATGCTTCAAAAACTTGAGGGAACCCGCCAGAGCCCATCTCTCGGATTCCTGGCATATCCCGTTCTTATGACGGCGGACATAATCATCTACAAAGCCGAAGTCGTCCCTGTCGGCGAGGATCAACTGCCGCATCTGGAGCTCTCCCGTGAGATAGTCAGAAGGTTCAATCATCTCTTCGGAAGGAAGGTCTTCCCCGAACCCGAGGCGCTGCTCACGGAGGTGCCCAATCTGCCCGGAACGGACGGCAGGAAGATGAGTAAGAGCTACGGCAACTGCATATATCTGAACGATCCGCCTGAGACGATCAGGAAAAAGGTCATGCAGATGGTCACCGATCCGCAGAAGATCAGAAAGAACGATCCCGGTCATCCGGAGGTTTGCACCGTCTTCGCCTATCATAGGATATACAACTCAGCGGAGATCGATCGGATAGAAAGGGATTGCAGATCCGGAGCGCTGGGATGCGTGCAGTGTAAACGGAACATGGCCGACGCCCTGTGCACTTACCTCCAGCCCTTCCACGAGAGGAGAAATTATTGGAGCGAGAACCTGGATGAGGTCAGGGATATATTGAAGGAGTGCGCACACAGAGCCCGAACAATCGCCTCACAGACGATGGAGGAGGTCCGCGAGGCGATCGGACTGTTTTAGTGTGGCGCTCCTCTCCGACAAGGAACTAAGATCTGAGTAAAGACCATATACTTTAGACGATATGGGATCTCCCGGAGGATAGAGGAATGGAGAACATAAGGGAGAAAATACTCAAAGAAATCGATGAAATGAGCACAAATGAGCTGTTATTGCTTTATAATCAGATAAAACTTATGAAAAATATCAAGACAAAGGATAAACGAAGTATGAAAAGCTGGAGCTT harbors:
- a CDS encoding BMC domain-containing protein — protein: MANEALGMIETRGLVGSIEAADAMVKAANVKLIGKVLVGGGYVTVMVRGDVGAVKAAVEAGAEAAKAVGELVSVHVIPRPHSEVESILPGGSGETSEI
- a CDS encoding aldehyde dehydrogenase EutE, producing the protein MAEIDQDKIREIVIQVVRSLREQGSLPERASQPSRPVVRTSREGVFDDVDEAVKVAKEAQKQLMQIGMEGRKRIIQAMRDAALKNSEMLARMAVEETQMGRYEHKVIKNQNAALYTPGVEDILPQVQTGDNGMTLVERAPFGVINAICPITNPTSTVINNGICMISAGNSIVFSPHPGAKECTIRTMTVLNQAIVEAGGPPNLMVAMREPNLRLAKQIMDHPDVDVIVATGGGSVVRAALSSGKKAIAAGPGNPPVVVDETADVAKAARDVTEGSFFDNNILCIGEKSVFVLQSVADEFIRGMIENGCYLLKGRELEAVESLVIQDGHPAREYIGKDASYILQRAGIRTRDEVKVLIFETHPDHPIVVEEFLMPIVPIVRARDFREALEMAVKTEGGNRHTAIIHSGDISRITEFARAIRTTVLVVNGPSYACVGEEGEGFVAMSMAGSTGEGFTKPSTFTRERRVTLVKGISVNTLP
- a CDS encoding SagB/ThcOx family dehydrogenase; this encodes MGRLILTGTVIIFALFSCKERDQDIGMESGSEIELPNPRYRSDVSLEEVLLKRRSVRDYTDEPLTLQEVSQLLWAAQGITDPRGFRTSPSAGATYPLETYLVAGNVDGLAPGLYRYVPGRHVIVKLMDGDLRSQLSKAALGQECVKRGAIDIVFTAIYERTTWRYGRRGIRYVHIEIGHAAQNVYLQAAALNLGTVAVGAFHDNKVRKILNLPKGEEPLYIMPVGRRRR
- the dtd gene encoding D-tyrosyl-tRNA(Tyr) deacylase, whose protein sequence is MRAVVQRVSEASVSIDGEIVSRIGKGLLIFLGVGAGDTESDAEYLADKIANLRIFEDEKGKMNLSVLDVGGEAMVVSQFTLYGDCRKGRRPSFTQAAKPDKAQVLYSYFILRLREEGVPTREGVFQAHMKVNLTNDGPVTILLDSGKSF
- the xerD gene encoding site-specific tyrosine recombinase XerD, coding for MSPERFIGYFIDYLRVERGASPNTIASYETDLRDFLAFLESLKVRFPGDVSRDIIRGYVESLSRRGMSSSSISRHISSLRSFYRFLMAERLIDESPVDGIEPPKGWARLPTVLSIDEVERLLSVYERAERPIQLRNKAILELLYATGVRVSELVSLRTDDISADLGYLRCKGKGDKERLVPIGTPALKALEEYLKRGRPCLTGSRSQPWLFLNRNGDKLSRQAVWKVIKQAIKLAGIEKNVSPHTLRHSFATHMLERGADLRYLQEMLGHSNISTTQIYTHISRERLRDLHKTFHPRG
- a CDS encoding CCA tRNA nucleotidyltransferase, which encodes MKLADRLPENIRKFLRRIGRIGEDAGIQTYAVGGFVRDLILGVPNLDLDVTVEGDGKGFAEMLAREMGGEVISYDRFGTATLSLREGPIKRMDVVTARRERYPHPGALPEVEPGTIREDLFRRDFTINAMAMALNPNRFGQIVDLYGGLRDLREGIIRVLHDMSFIDDPTRLFRCVRFETRYDFVVEPHTSSLFRRAVDDEMPFKVSRQRIWHEMRLILAEDLPEKPIKRMREVGLLRFVSPDVDASDETMRLFGGIRRALDLLRKSGIEDVIDLPLVYFAAMICHFHLDAIRAICREFSLSREEERILMDSKEILGVEVGRSRSEIYRAFEGRSPESLLFLLAKTGDERVKSSVVEYLKELRHIEPIVSGDDLKKMGLKPGPIFGEILREAFDAQLDGELKSRYQLREFLISRGYIRCR
- a CDS encoding site-2 protease family protein, giving the protein MSLNIPNLILSFGFVIILLSFHEYAHATVASWLGDRTAEMAGRKTLNPAAHIDPFGTILLPLMLLLAGMPAFGGAKPVPVDLRSLRNPKRDHALIALAGPMMNILLAFGGVILIRLLLIKPTPLTVNLVSKILIIPVWISLYLAGFNLIPLPPLDGFNILLGILPRRHAYEFAKLERYSMPLLMGLIFIPYLLRIPNPVFIFIRGIAAGLFTIMTKMVGM
- the trpS gene encoding tryptophan--tRNA ligase; the encoded protein is MKRLVSGVRPTGYLHLGHLEGVLKNCVKLQEEYECFPFIADWHSLTDHLDTEMLREYTIQAAVDWLSAGIDPERSTLFVQSHVKEHAELMLLLAMVTPVPWTERTPSYRDMLQKLEGTRQSPSLGFLAYPVLMTADIIIYKAEVVPVGEDQLPHLELSREIVRRFNHLFGRKVFPEPEALLTEVPNLPGTDGRKMSKSYGNCIYLNDPPETIRKKVMQMVTDPQKIRKNDPGHPEVCTVFAYHRIYNSAEIDRIERDCRSGALGCVQCKRNMADALCTYLQPFHERRNYWSENLDEVRDILKECAHRARTIASQTMEEVREAIGLF